A single window of Populus nigra chromosome 17, ddPopNigr1.1, whole genome shotgun sequence DNA harbors:
- the LOC133677422 gene encoding E3 ubiquitin-protein ligase SINAT2-like isoform X1, protein MAPGGSAFKEVLELVAECDIATSKSENNIAPTKGTVILSGKHGVYSNNGVHELLECPVCTNLMYPPIHQCPNGHTLCSACKLRVHNCCPTCRYDLGNIRCLALEKVAESLELPCKYQSLGCLDVFPYYSKLKHEQHCRFRPYSCPYAGSECSVTGDIPALAAHLKDDHKVDMHDGCTFNHRYVKSNPHEVENATWMLTVFNCFGRQFCLHFEAFQLGMAPVYMAFLRFMGDDNEAKKFSYSLEVGGNGRKLVWQGIPRSIRDSHRKVRDSQDGLIIQRNLALYFSGGDRKELKLRVTGRVWKEE, encoded by the exons ATGGCTCCTGGGGGCAGTGCTTTTAAAGAAGTTCTTGAATTAGTTGCAGAATGTGACATTGCAACGTCAAAATCAGAAAATAACATTGCACCTACAAAAGGTACTGTTATTCTGAGCGGAAAGCACGGGGTTTATTCAAACAATGGTGTCCATGAACTCCTTGAGTGTCCTGTCTGTACAAATTTAATGTATCCTCCAATTCAccag TGCCCAAATGGACACACTCTATGTTCAGCCTGCAAGCTTAGAGTACATAACTGTTGCCCTACTTGCCGCTATGATCTTGGAAATATACGGTGCTTGGCTTTGGAGAAAGTTGCAGAATCATTGGAGCTGCCCTGCAAATACCAGAGTTTAGGATGTCTTGATGTTTTCCCATACTACAGCAAGCTCAAGCATGAGCAACACTGTCGATTTCGTCCATATAGCTGCCCTTATGCTGGGTCTGAGTGCTCTGTCACTGGTGACATCCCTGCCCTTGCTGCTCATCTCAAGGACGATCACAAGGTTGATATGCATGATGGGTGTACCTTCAATCATCGCTATGTCAAATCAAATCCACATGAAGTTGAAAATGCCACATGGATGCTTACT GTATTTAACTGTTTTGGAAGACAGTTCTGCTTGCATTTTGAGGCTTTCCAACTGGGCATGGCACCTGTCTATATGGCCTTCTTAAGGTTTATGGGTGATGATAATGAAGCAAAGAAATTCAGTTACAGCTTAGAAGTTGGTGGCAATGGCCGAAAATTGGTATGGCAAGGAATTCCCAGGAGCATCCGTGATAGTCACAGGAAAGTTCGCGATAGCCAGGATGGGCTTATTATTCAAAGGAATTTGGCTCTCTACTTCTCTGGTGGGGATAGGAAAGAGCTGAAGTTGAGGGTTACTGGTCGTGTATGGAAAGAAGAATGA
- the LOC133677422 gene encoding E3 ubiquitin-protein ligase SINAT2-like isoform X2, whose product MAPGGSAFKEVLELVAECDIATSKSENNIAPTKGLLCPVCTNLMYPPIHQCPNGHTLCSACKLRVHNCCPTCRYDLGNIRCLALEKVAESLELPCKYQSLGCLDVFPYYSKLKHEQHCRFRPYSCPYAGSECSVTGDIPALAAHLKDDHKVDMHDGCTFNHRYVKSNPHEVENATWMLTVFNCFGRQFCLHFEAFQLGMAPVYMAFLRFMGDDNEAKKFSYSLEVGGNGRKLVWQGIPRSIRDSHRKVRDSQDGLIIQRNLALYFSGGDRKELKLRVTGRVWKEE is encoded by the exons ATGGCTCCTGGGGGCAGTGCTTTTAAAGAAGTTCTTGAATTAGTTGCAGAATGTGACATTGCAACGTCAAAATCAGAAAATAACATTGCACCTACAAAAG gtttgttgtgtcctgtCTGTACAAATTTAATGTATCCTCCAATTCACCAG TGCCCAAATGGACACACTCTATGTTCAGCCTGCAAGCTTAGAGTACATAACTGTTGCCCTACTTGCCGCTATGATCTTGGAAATATACGGTGCTTGGCTTTGGAGAAAGTTGCAGAATCATTGGAGCTGCCCTGCAAATACCAGAGTTTAGGATGTCTTGATGTTTTCCCATACTACAGCAAGCTCAAGCATGAGCAACACTGTCGATTTCGTCCATATAGCTGCCCTTATGCTGGGTCTGAGTGCTCTGTCACTGGTGACATCCCTGCCCTTGCTGCTCATCTCAAGGACGATCACAAGGTTGATATGCATGATGGGTGTACCTTCAATCATCGCTATGTCAAATCAAATCCACATGAAGTTGAAAATGCCACATGGATGCTTACT GTATTTAACTGTTTTGGAAGACAGTTCTGCTTGCATTTTGAGGCTTTCCAACTGGGCATGGCACCTGTCTATATGGCCTTCTTAAGGTTTATGGGTGATGATAATGAAGCAAAGAAATTCAGTTACAGCTTAGAAGTTGGTGGCAATGGCCGAAAATTGGTATGGCAAGGAATTCCCAGGAGCATCCGTGATAGTCACAGGAAAGTTCGCGATAGCCAGGATGGGCTTATTATTCAAAGGAATTTGGCTCTCTACTTCTCTGGTGGGGATAGGAAAGAGCTGAAGTTGAGGGTTACTGGTCGTGTATGGAAAGAAGAATGA
- the LOC133676454 gene encoding probable protein kinase At2g41970 — translation MFCCGGYEEEPNGPPANQYTAPPKGANVYGGGGSARGEPRGANQARSGAPQKVLPIEIPSIPLDELNRMTGNFGNKALIGEGSYGRVFYAKLKDGMPAAIKKLDTSSSQEPDSDFEAQLSVVSRLKHEHFVELTGYCLEANNRILVYQFAVMGSLHDVLHGRKGVEGAEPGPVLNWNQRVKIAYGAAKGLEYLHEKVQPSIVHRDVRSSNVLLFDDFLSKIADFNLSNANSDTAARLHSTRVLGTFGYHAPEYAMTGQITQKSDVYSFGVVLLELLTGRKPVDHTMPKGQQSLVTWATPRLSEDKVKQCVDPKLNNDYPPKAVAKLAAVAALCVQYEADFRPNMTIVVKALQPLLNSKPAGPESQA, via the exons ATGTTCTGTTGCGGTGGTTATGAGGAGGAACCAAATGGCCCGCCGGCTAATCAATACACAGCCCCACCTAAAGGAGCGAATGTATATGGCGGCGGCG GCAGCGCGAGAGGAGAGCCAAGAGGTGCCAATCAAGCCAGAAGTGGAGCTCCACAGAAGGTCTTACCCATTGAAATCCCATCAATACCATTGGATGAGTTAAATAGGATGACAGGAAACTTTGGTAATAAGGCTTTGATTGGAGAAGGTTCTTACGGGCGAGTTTTTTATGCCAAGTTAAAAGATGGCATGCCTGCTGCAATTAAGAAGCTAGACACCAGCAGTTCACAAGAACCAGATTCTGATTTTGAAGCACAG TTGTCTGTCGTTTCAAGACTTAAACATGAGCACTTTGTGGAGTTGACGGGGTATTGTTTGGAGGCAAACAACCGAATCTTGGTTTATCAGTTTGCAGTGATGGGTTCTTTACATGATGTATTACATG GGAGGAAGGGCGTAGAAGGGGCTGAACCAGGTCCAGTTCTGAATTGGAACCAGAGAGTTAAAATTGCTTATGGTGCTGCAAAAGGCCTCGAGTATCTGCACGAAAAGGTTCAGCCTTCTATAGTTCATCGCGATGTTAGATCAAGCAATGTCCTACTCTTCGATGATTTCTTGTCCAAAATTGCCGATTTCAACCTGTCCAATGCCAATTCTGACACTGCTGCTCGACTGCATTCGACTAGGGTCTTGGGAACATTTGGCTACCATGCTCCAGA GTATGCCATGACCGGGCAGATAACTCAGAAAAGTGATGTTTACAGTTTCGGAGTTGTTCTTCTAGAATTGCTGACAGGAAGAAAGCCAGTAGACCATACAATGCCGAAAGGGCAGCAGAGTCTTGTTACCTGG GCAACGCCAAGACTGAGTGAGGATAAAGTGAAGCAATGCGTGGATCCCAAGCTAAACAATGATTACCCTCCCAAGGCAGTTGCCAAG TTAGCAGCAGTTGCAGCACTTTGTGTTCAGTATGAAGCGGACTTTAGGCCAAACATGACAATTGTTGTCAAGGCTCTTCAGCCACTTCTCAACTCAAAACCAGCAGGGCCAGAGTCTCAGGCATAA